One part of the Methylobacterium terrae genome encodes these proteins:
- a CDS encoding phage antirepressor N-terminal domain-containing protein, producing MMGQIITVTFRGAELYGFRRDDAVFVALKPIVQAMGLDWSAQFRRLKRDPILSEGIAVMATPFGPGGTQEATCLRLDLLHGWFFTIDTSRIPDDATRESVQAYQREAYDVLHSAFTGGARPVPLASPAEAREPVPQALAVAMVTEARRTFGTRASGRLWRHLGLPWVDGMGEPPAQGVLPLGGAR from the coding sequence ATGATGGGACAGATCATCACCGTCACATTCCGCGGCGCCGAGCTCTACGGATTTCGGCGCGACGATGCCGTGTTCGTCGCACTCAAGCCGATCGTCCAGGCGATGGGCCTCGACTGGTCCGCACAGTTCCGCCGGCTGAAGCGCGACCCGATCCTGTCGGAAGGGATTGCCGTCATGGCAACACCCTTCGGACCGGGCGGGACACAGGAGGCGACGTGCCTCCGCCTCGACCTGCTCCACGGCTGGTTCTTCACGATCGACACCAGCCGCATCCCCGACGACGCCACGCGCGAGAGCGTTCAGGCCTACCAGCGCGAGGCCTACGACGTGCTCCATAGCGCCTTCACTGGCGGCGCCCGGCCCGTCCCGCTCGCCTCCCCGGCGGAGGCTCGGGAGCCCGTCCCGCAGGCCCTCGCCGTCGCCATGGTCACCGAGGCGCGTCGCACCTTCGGCACCCGAGCGTCCGGGCGCCTGTGGCGGCATCTCGGCCTGCCGTGGGTCGACGGCATGGGCGAGCCGCCCGCGCAGGGTGTCCTGCCGCTCGGCGGCGCGCGCTGA
- a CDS encoding phage tail length tape measure family protein — protein sequence MADLATLGIAIDSRPVAQAITELSRFTQSSAKAETAAEQLSKSLADVGAAATKSNTAIAAGASANSLAASLQQVSRAADDTGKSLDRQRDALGRFVSARSGATRAAAEGSAAEVLQQRSLGGVTGALEQSLAAHVRAEAAAGKWNKTVTETANTTRLAAYQVQNLRSQFVDVGVSLQGGMNPLTVLLQQGPQIAQVFGPGTGLRGIIGGIVTEAQALVPLSVGIAGGILGGVGAVARGYLAWDAAQKQVAVGITGLGRQSGIAAGEIEQIARSSTLATDSAARYATAFASTGNASRDTLADALKFTRDFSTTFGTSFDEAAKIQTEFFSDTSTAYDKYAARLGAYNATTSRLISDLQKQGKGTDAVRVAFEQINPALARYNDLASYSTKATTFLSDAWGNLWSNVNRGAAVVMNDSRLTTTPQQISAAAEQGELARRRADAERASAVIIERSRQNQLLNVNPVERDVLTSQERAGVKVVTPTIDERFSNAFGAASMAPTGSFGGFPSTYGQYEKRMRDAMIPTPEESRNQVRRVTEDTNNIAQARSLTDTLQQATRTQAAQAQALGKTAGEAERLTTRAGLLNRATSDGIPLSEANRRRIDEVSDAIGRQTQAYADAALKRDILFQRDQLSRTPTEQLVAAQVRQVYGDNLSDPRARSAADELRFNASIRDTQMALSGLASMGNSLIDPLVDHTRSWSDAFLDLSKSISRAALQAALFGQGPFAAFMGTQGQGAGPGGLFSSLVGAIKGGGASAYGSADYFKAASAAAPGAYGPGFADGGYTGHGGRYEPAGVVHRGEYVFDAPTVSRVGVDALAGLHGHLKGYADGGYVGPASYPMPARSAPAPSGAAGPPNITFVTPPGTNLEADGPPQRRANGSYEQVLRTVESGLAGRARNGRGPFAGTAGGAWARSG from the coding sequence ATGGCTGACTTGGCAACACTTGGTATTGCGATCGATAGTCGGCCAGTCGCTCAGGCTATCACCGAGCTTTCGCGCTTCACCCAATCTTCGGCGAAAGCGGAGACCGCCGCCGAGCAACTATCCAAGTCGCTCGCCGACGTGGGCGCGGCGGCGACCAAGAGCAACACCGCGATAGCGGCGGGCGCGTCAGCCAACTCGCTCGCCGCCAGCCTCCAGCAGGTCAGCCGCGCCGCTGACGATACGGGCAAGTCGCTCGACCGGCAGCGCGACGCGCTCGGCCGGTTCGTTTCAGCCCGCTCCGGCGCGACGCGCGCGGCGGCGGAGGGCTCGGCCGCCGAGGTCTTGCAACAGCGCTCTCTCGGTGGCGTTACTGGCGCCCTGGAGCAGTCGCTTGCGGCGCATGTCAGGGCGGAGGCGGCGGCGGGCAAGTGGAACAAGACGGTCACGGAAACAGCAAACACGACCCGGCTCGCTGCCTATCAGGTGCAAAACCTCCGTTCGCAGTTCGTTGATGTCGGCGTGTCTTTGCAGGGCGGGATGAACCCGTTGACTGTACTGCTCCAACAGGGCCCCCAGATCGCGCAGGTTTTCGGTCCCGGGACAGGGCTGCGCGGGATCATCGGCGGCATCGTGACGGAGGCGCAGGCGCTGGTGCCGCTGTCGGTCGGCATCGCCGGCGGCATCCTCGGCGGCGTCGGCGCGGTCGCGCGCGGCTACCTGGCGTGGGACGCCGCTCAGAAGCAGGTGGCGGTGGGAATCACCGGCCTCGGCCGGCAGAGCGGCATCGCGGCCGGCGAGATCGAGCAGATTGCCCGGTCAAGCACCCTGGCGACCGACAGCGCTGCCCGGTATGCGACCGCCTTCGCCTCGACCGGCAACGCCAGTCGCGACACGCTCGCGGACGCGCTCAAGTTCACGCGCGACTTCTCGACGACGTTCGGCACAAGCTTCGACGAGGCCGCGAAGATACAGACGGAGTTCTTCAGCGACACTTCGACGGCATACGACAAATACGCCGCCCGTCTTGGCGCCTACAACGCCACCACCAGCCGCCTCATCAGCGATTTGCAGAAGCAGGGCAAGGGCACGGATGCGGTCCGGGTCGCCTTCGAGCAGATCAACCCGGCGCTCGCGCGGTACAACGATCTTGCGAGCTACAGCACCAAGGCGACGACGTTCCTTAGCGACGCATGGGGCAACCTGTGGTCCAATGTGAACCGCGGCGCTGCGGTGGTGATGAACGATTCGCGGCTGACGACGACGCCGCAGCAGATCTCAGCGGCGGCCGAACAGGGCGAGCTTGCGCGGCGGCGGGCCGATGCCGAGCGCGCGAGCGCGGTCATCATCGAGCGGTCGCGGCAGAATCAGCTGCTCAACGTCAACCCCGTCGAGCGCGACGTTCTCACGAGCCAGGAGCGGGCTGGGGTGAAGGTCGTCACTCCGACGATCGACGAGCGATTCAGCAACGCCTTCGGCGCCGCCTCGATGGCGCCAACCGGGTCGTTCGGCGGCTTCCCGTCGACCTACGGCCAGTACGAGAAGCGGATGCGGGACGCCATGATCCCGACGCCGGAGGAGTCCCGCAATCAGGTCCGCCGCGTGACGGAGGACACCAACAACATCGCCCAGGCGCGCAGCCTTACGGACACGCTGCAGCAGGCGACGCGGACGCAGGCGGCGCAGGCGCAGGCCCTCGGCAAGACGGCAGGCGAGGCGGAGCGCCTGACGACCCGGGCCGGGCTCCTGAACCGGGCGACGAGCGACGGCATCCCGCTGAGCGAGGCCAACCGGCGGCGGATCGACGAGGTATCGGACGCGATCGGCCGGCAGACGCAGGCCTACGCGGACGCGGCGCTGAAACGGGATATTCTGTTCCAGCGAGACCAACTCTCGCGCACGCCGACCGAACAACTTGTCGCCGCGCAGGTCCGGCAGGTCTACGGCGACAACCTCAGCGATCCTCGCGCACGATCGGCGGCGGATGAGCTTCGGTTCAACGCGAGCATCCGCGACACGCAGATGGCGCTGAGCGGGCTCGCCTCCATGGGGAACAGCCTCATCGACCCGCTCGTGGACCATACCCGGTCTTGGTCGGACGCCTTCCTCGACCTGTCGAAAAGCATCTCGCGGGCCGCGTTGCAGGCCGCCCTTTTCGGCCAAGGCCCGTTCGCCGCCTTCATGGGCACGCAAGGCCAGGGCGCGGGCCCCGGCGGCCTGTTCTCGAGTCTGGTGGGGGCCATCAAGGGCGGCGGGGCCAGCGCCTACGGCTCGGCGGATTACTTCAAGGCAGCATCGGCCGCTGCGCCGGGCGCCTACGGGCCCGGCTTCGCCGATGGCGGCTACACGGGGCACGGCGGCCGGTACGAGCCGGCTGGCGTGGTTCACCGGGGCGAGTACGTGTTCGATGCCCCGACCGTCTCGCGGGTGGGTGTCGATGCTCTCGCCGGCCTGCATGGTCACTTGAAGGGCTACGCGGACGGCGGCTACGTCGGGCCCGCGAGCTACCCGATGCCAGCGCGATCGGCTCCGGCGCCCTCCGGCGCCGCCGGCCCGCCCAACATCACCTTCGTCACCCCGCCGGGCACGAACCTCGAGGCGGACGGCCCGCCGCAGCGCCGGGCAAACGGCTCGTATGAGCAAGTCCTGCGGACGGTGGAGTCGGGGCTCGCCGGCCGCGCCAGGAACGGCCGTGGGCCCTTCGCCGGAACGGCCGGCGGCGCCTGGGCGAGGTCAGGCTGA